A genomic region of Streptomyces sp. R33 contains the following coding sequences:
- the cydB gene encoding cytochrome d ubiquinol oxidase subunit II — MQLHDVWFVLIAVLWTGYFFLEGFDFGVGVLTKLLARDRKEKRVLINTIGPVWDGNEVWLLTAGGATFAAFPEWYATLFSGFYLPLLVILICLIIRGVAFEYRHKRDEDRWQTNWEHAIFWTSLIPAFLWGVAFANLVRGVKIDEHMEYVGSLFDLLNVYSLLGGLVTLTLFTFHGTVFTSLKTVGDIRERSRALATRLGAVTAVLALVFLIWTQVSRGDGKSLIAMAVAVVALVGALAFNLAGREGWSFALSGITIAAAVAMLFLTLFPNVMPSSLNDAWNLTVTNASSSPYTLKIMTWCAGVATPLVLLYQGWTYWVFRKRIGTQHIVDAH; from the coding sequence ATGCAACTCCATGACGTCTGGTTCGTGCTCATCGCCGTCCTGTGGACCGGCTACTTCTTCCTGGAGGGCTTCGACTTCGGGGTCGGCGTACTGACCAAGCTGCTCGCCCGCGACCGCAAGGAGAAGCGGGTCCTGATCAACACGATCGGGCCCGTGTGGGACGGCAACGAGGTCTGGCTGCTCACCGCCGGCGGGGCGACCTTCGCCGCCTTCCCCGAGTGGTACGCCACCCTCTTCTCGGGGTTCTACCTGCCGCTCCTGGTCATCCTGATCTGTCTGATCATCCGCGGTGTCGCATTCGAGTACCGGCACAAGCGGGACGAGGACCGGTGGCAGACCAACTGGGAACACGCGATCTTCTGGACCTCGCTGATCCCCGCGTTCCTGTGGGGCGTGGCCTTCGCCAACCTCGTGCGCGGCGTGAAGATCGACGAGCACATGGAGTACGTCGGCAGCCTCTTCGACCTGCTCAACGTCTACTCCCTGCTCGGCGGCCTCGTCACCCTCACCCTCTTCACCTTCCACGGAACGGTGTTCACCTCGCTCAAGACGGTCGGTGACATACGGGAGCGCTCGCGTGCGCTGGCGACCCGGCTGGGTGCGGTCACCGCCGTGCTGGCACTGGTCTTCCTGATCTGGACCCAGGTCTCGCGCGGTGACGGCAAGAGCCTGATCGCCATGGCCGTCGCGGTCGTCGCACTGGTCGGGGCGCTCGCCTTCAACCTGGCGGGCCGTGAGGGCTGGTCGTTCGCCCTGTCCGGGATCACCATCGCGGCCGCGGTCGCGATGCTCTTCCTGACGCTCTTCCCGAACGTGATGCCGTCCTCGCTGAACGACGCTTGGAACCTCACGGTCACCAATGCCTCGTCCAGCCCCTACACCCTGAAGATCATGACCTGGTGCGCGGGAGTGGCCACTCCGCTCGTCCTGCTCTACCAGGGCTGGACCTACTGGGTGTTCCGCAAGCGGATCGGTACGCAGCACATCGTCGATGCGCACTGA
- the cydD gene encoding thiol reductant ABC exporter subunit CydD: MKPIDPRLLRYARSTRLFLAAVVALGLAGAGLVVGQAMLIAEIVVGAFEQGLDGEALRTPLLLLAAVALGRGLLAWLTELAAHRASAAVKSQLRGRLLDRAADLGPGWLSGQQTGSLVALATRGVDALDDYFSRYLPQLGLAVVVPVAVLARIVTEDWVSAAIIVVTLPLIPLFMVLIGMATQSRMDRQWRLLSRLSGHFLDVVAGLPTLKVFGRAKAQAESIRKITDEYRQATVRTLRIAFLSSFALELLATLSVALVAVTIGMRLVHGDLDLYTGLVILILAPEAYLPLRQVGAQYHAAAEGLAAAEEIFEVLQTPVASRGGAVPVPAAGLRIEMDGVAVRYEGRGEDSPGPVSLAVGPGECVALTGPSGAGKSTLLQVLLGFVTPTAGRVRIAGVDLASLSLEEWRERIAWVPQRPHLFAGTIAQNVRLARPDASADAVAEALKDAGAWEFVAALPRGVDTELGEGGVGLSAGQRQRLALARAFLADRPVLLLDEPTAALDGETEAAVVDAVRRLAVGRTVLLVVHRPALLAVADRVVRVGPAELLSPAPPARPAAAPGTSGGFGGDRNGPSGPGEWILGSAPERAAKAGGADAGGGDPLRRVRAVAKAWQGRFRLGLLLGALAVGCSVGLMAVSGWLISRASEQPPVLYLMVAVTATRTFGIGRAVFRYAERLVSHDAVLRMLADLRVSVFRRLERIAPAGLREQRRGDLLARLVADADTLQDYWLRWLLPVGTAVLVGTGSVAFTAWLLPGAGAALFVGLLAAGVGVPLVSGACARRAERRLAPARGELATRVADLLTGTAELTIAGALAGRKDAAKQSDRTLTSIAARGAVATGLGSGLSALVCGLTVVVAAAAAANAVHDGRLSGVTMAVAVLTPLAAFEAVNGLPQAVQYRQRVRRSAERIHEVIDAPVPVAEPELPAAVPASPFPLRLTGLAVRHPGQEQDALHAMDLTLEAGRRIAVVGSSGAGKTSLAQALLRFLDPHEGAYTLGGTDARTLDSDEVRRIVGLCAQDAHLFDSSVRENLRLARTGASEEELRQALAAARLLEWADGLPDGLDTLVGEHGERISGGQRQRLALARALLADFPVLVLDEPAEHLDLATADALTADLLAATEGRTTVLITHRLAGLEAVDEVLVLDRGSVVQRGTYAELASAEGPLRNLLERERAADGILAGFPR, encoded by the coding sequence GTGAAACCGATCGACCCGCGCCTGCTCCGGTACGCCCGCTCCACCCGCCTCTTCCTGGCGGCCGTGGTGGCCCTGGGACTTGCGGGGGCGGGGCTGGTCGTCGGTCAGGCGATGCTGATCGCCGAGATCGTGGTCGGCGCCTTCGAGCAGGGACTGGACGGCGAGGCGCTGCGAACACCGCTGCTGCTGCTCGCGGCCGTGGCGCTGGGCCGCGGCCTGCTGGCGTGGCTCACGGAGCTCGCCGCCCACCGGGCCAGTGCGGCGGTCAAGTCGCAGCTGCGTGGCCGGCTGCTGGACCGGGCCGCGGATCTGGGGCCCGGCTGGCTGAGCGGACAGCAGACCGGGTCGCTGGTGGCGCTGGCCACCCGGGGCGTGGACGCCCTCGACGACTACTTCTCGCGCTACCTGCCCCAGCTGGGCCTCGCGGTGGTCGTCCCGGTGGCGGTCCTCGCCCGGATCGTCACCGAGGACTGGGTGTCGGCGGCCATCATCGTGGTCACCCTGCCGCTGATCCCGCTCTTCATGGTGCTGATCGGCATGGCCACCCAGTCCCGGATGGACCGCCAGTGGCGGCTGCTGTCCCGCCTGTCGGGGCATTTCCTGGACGTGGTGGCCGGGCTCCCGACGCTGAAGGTCTTCGGCCGGGCCAAGGCGCAGGCCGAGTCGATCCGCAAGATCACCGATGAATACCGGCAGGCGACGGTACGGACCCTGCGCATCGCCTTCCTCTCCTCGTTCGCCCTGGAACTGCTGGCGACGCTCTCGGTGGCGCTGGTGGCCGTGACCATCGGCATGCGGCTGGTCCATGGGGACCTCGATCTGTACACCGGGCTGGTCATCCTGATCCTGGCGCCCGAGGCGTATCTGCCGCTGCGCCAGGTCGGGGCGCAGTACCACGCGGCCGCCGAGGGTCTGGCAGCCGCGGAAGAGATCTTCGAGGTACTCCAGACGCCGGTCGCCTCCCGGGGCGGTGCGGTCCCGGTGCCGGCCGCAGGGCTGCGGATCGAGATGGACGGGGTCGCGGTCCGCTACGAGGGCCGGGGCGAGGACTCACCGGGGCCGGTCTCGCTGGCGGTCGGACCCGGAGAGTGCGTCGCCCTCACCGGGCCCAGCGGAGCGGGCAAGTCCACGCTGCTCCAGGTGCTGCTGGGCTTCGTGACGCCGACCGCGGGGCGGGTGCGGATCGCGGGCGTGGACCTCGCGTCGCTGTCGCTCGAGGAGTGGCGGGAGCGGATCGCGTGGGTGCCGCAGCGGCCGCACCTGTTCGCCGGGACGATCGCGCAGAACGTGCGGCTGGCGCGGCCGGATGCGTCAGCGGACGCGGTGGCCGAGGCGCTGAAGGACGCCGGTGCGTGGGAGTTCGTGGCCGCGCTGCCGCGCGGTGTCGACACCGAGCTCGGCGAAGGCGGGGTCGGGCTGTCCGCCGGACAGCGCCAGCGGCTGGCGCTTGCGCGGGCGTTCCTCGCGGACCGGCCGGTGCTGCTGCTGGACGAGCCGACCGCGGCTCTCGACGGAGAGACCGAGGCGGCCGTGGTCGACGCGGTACGACGCCTCGCGGTGGGGCGGACCGTGCTGCTGGTCGTCCACCGGCCGGCGCTGCTGGCCGTGGCCGACCGCGTGGTGCGGGTGGGTCCTGCGGAGCTCCTGTCCCCCGCCCCTCCCGCCCGGCCCGCGGCCGCGCCGGGAACCTCCGGCGGGTTTGGCGGCGACCGCAACGGGCCGTCCGGTCCCGGGGAGTGGATTCTCGGCAGCGCCCCCGAACGGGCGGCCAAGGCCGGCGGCGCAGACGCGGGCGGGGGCGACCCGCTCCGGCGGGTCCGCGCCGTGGCCAAGGCCTGGCAGGGGCGGTTCCGACTCGGTCTGCTGCTCGGGGCGCTGGCCGTCGGGTGCAGTGTCGGGCTGATGGCCGTCTCCGGGTGGCTGATCTCACGGGCCTCGGAACAACCGCCGGTGCTCTATCTGATGGTGGCGGTCACGGCCACCCGGACCTTCGGGATCGGGCGGGCCGTGTTCCGGTACGCGGAGCGGCTCGTCTCCCACGACGCCGTGCTGCGGATGCTCGCCGACCTGCGGGTGTCAGTGTTCCGTCGGCTGGAGCGCATTGCGCCCGCCGGCCTGCGGGAGCAGCGGCGCGGAGACCTGCTGGCCCGTCTGGTGGCCGATGCGGACACCCTCCAGGACTACTGGCTGCGCTGGCTGCTGCCGGTCGGCACCGCGGTACTCGTCGGCACCGGCTCGGTCGCCTTCACCGCGTGGCTGTTGCCCGGGGCAGGGGCCGCGCTCTTCGTCGGGCTGCTGGCCGCCGGGGTCGGGGTGCCGCTGGTCAGCGGGGCCTGCGCCCGGCGGGCGGAGCGGCGGCTTGCGCCGGCCCGGGGCGAACTCGCCACCCGGGTGGCCGATCTGCTGACGGGGACGGCCGAGCTGACCATCGCCGGCGCGCTGGCCGGCCGCAAGGACGCCGCGAAGCAGAGCGACCGGACGCTGACGTCCATCGCCGCACGGGGAGCCGTTGCCACCGGGCTCGGCAGCGGGCTCTCGGCCCTCGTGTGCGGCCTGACCGTGGTGGTCGCCGCGGCCGCGGCCGCGAACGCCGTCCACGACGGCCGGCTGTCCGGGGTGACCATGGCGGTGGCCGTGCTGACCCCGCTCGCCGCCTTCGAGGCGGTCAACGGCCTTCCGCAGGCCGTCCAGTACCGCCAGCGGGTGCGCCGCAGCGCCGAGCGGATCCACGAGGTCATCGACGCTCCCGTCCCGGTCGCCGAGCCGGAGCTGCCGGCCGCGGTACCCGCTTCTCCGTTCCCGCTGCGACTGACCGGACTCGCCGTCCGGCATCCCGGGCAGGAGCAGGACGCGCTGCACGCGATGGACCTGACCCTGGAGGCCGGCCGGCGGATCGCGGTCGTCGGCTCCTCGGGTGCCGGCAAGACCTCGCTGGCCCAGGCCCTGCTGCGGTTCCTGGACCCGCACGAAGGCGCGTACACCCTGGGCGGGACCGATGCGCGCACGCTCGACAGCGACGAGGTCCGCCGGATCGTGGGCCTCTGCGCCCAGGACGCGCACCTCTTCGACAGCTCGGTACGGGAGAACCTGCGGCTGGCCAGGACCGGGGCGAGCGAGGAGGAGCTGCGACAGGCCCTGGCGGCGGCCCGGCTGCTGGAGTGGGCCGACGGGCTTCCCGACGGGCTGGACACCCTGGTCGGCGAGCACGGCGAACGGATCTCCGGCGGCCAGCGCCAGCGCCTGGCCTTGGCCAGGGCGCTGCTCGCCGACTTCCCCGTCCTCGTCCTCGACGAGCCGGCCGAGCACCTGGACCTGGCGACCGCGGATGCCCTGACGGCGGATCTGCTCGCCGCGACCGAGGGCCGCACCACCGTGCTGATCACGCACCGGCTGGCGGGTCTGGAGGCGGTCGACGAGGTGCTCGTACTGGACCGCGGATCGGTCGTGCAGCGCGGCACGTACGCGGAGCTGGCCTCAGCCGAGGGACCGCTGCGGAACCTGCTGGAGCGGGAGCGGGCGGCCGACGGGATCCTCGCCGGCTTTCCCCGGTAA
- a CDS encoding GAF domain-containing sensor histidine kinase encodes MSVQESQEPPESPPGTPDPLEVATRATRSLQGLSTELTARVPQLLEAMRSVGTGLELHSTLDRICETAAELADARYAAIGVVDTEGRGLSDFVTFGIDAETARRIGHRPDGKRGLLGALISHPDTVQLADLTKDPRSAGFPPHHPPMKTFLGVPIRVQGEIFGNLYLAEKNGGGQFNDYDVHMVRVLATEAGIAIGNARLYEAATQRERWIDGSVAVTTALLSGGDADDALAVVAEQARHLADSAAGIVMLPAEEGGMEIVAVSAENPATSLGLVIPAESPVVARLFQGEPVFVDDAASDPRMISRLTSQYGPCMMLPLHSGGRVLGALVTPRARGERPFSESERTLATQFASQAALALMMAEAQRDRERLAVFEDRDRIARDLHDLVIQRLFATGMMLEGAQRRSVVPEVVYGVGKAVDELDVTIQEIRTAIFALQQGPAEAPSGLRTRVLREINMAAVPLGFKPAHRFLGPIDAVVGELVGKNLIAALREALSNAFRHAEASRIEVVVDCTGALADGRPGVRLEVADDGVGIPEGGRRSGLRNLRRRAESLGGSSSYGPGIGEDGSGTTLVWEAPL; translated from the coding sequence ATGTCAGTGCAGGAGTCGCAGGAACCGCCGGAGTCACCACCCGGAACGCCTGACCCGCTGGAGGTGGCCACCCGGGCCACCCGCAGTCTGCAGGGCCTGTCCACCGAGCTCACCGCCCGGGTGCCGCAACTGCTGGAGGCCATGCGCTCGGTCGGCACCGGCCTCGAACTGCACTCCACCCTCGACCGTATCTGCGAGACCGCGGCCGAGCTCGCCGACGCCCGGTACGCGGCGATCGGCGTCGTCGACACCGAGGGGCGCGGACTGTCGGACTTCGTCACCTTCGGCATCGACGCCGAGACGGCGAGGAGGATCGGGCATCGGCCCGACGGGAAGCGGGGTCTGCTCGGCGCGCTGATCTCGCACCCCGACACGGTGCAGCTCGCCGATCTGACGAAGGATCCGCGCTCGGCCGGATTCCCGCCGCACCACCCGCCCATGAAGACCTTCCTCGGCGTCCCGATCCGGGTGCAGGGAGAGATCTTCGGCAATCTGTACCTCGCCGAGAAGAACGGCGGCGGCCAGTTCAACGACTACGACGTCCACATGGTCCGGGTCCTGGCCACCGAGGCGGGGATCGCCATCGGCAACGCCCGGCTCTACGAGGCCGCCACCCAGCGGGAGCGGTGGATCGACGGTTCGGTGGCCGTCACGACCGCCCTTCTGTCCGGCGGGGACGCGGACGATGCCCTGGCGGTGGTGGCCGAACAGGCCCGCCATCTGGCCGACTCCGCCGCCGGGATCGTGATGCTGCCGGCCGAGGAGGGCGGGATGGAGATCGTCGCCGTCTCCGCCGAGAATCCGGCCACCTCGCTCGGCCTGGTGATCCCGGCCGAGAGCCCGGTGGTGGCGAGGCTGTTCCAGGGCGAGCCGGTCTTCGTGGACGACGCCGCCTCCGACCCCCGCATGATCAGTCGGCTGACCAGCCAGTACGGGCCTTGCATGATGCTGCCGCTGCACAGTGGCGGACGGGTGCTGGGTGCGCTGGTGACCCCGCGGGCCCGCGGCGAGAGGCCGTTCAGCGAGTCCGAGCGGACCCTGGCCACCCAGTTCGCCTCCCAGGCGGCGCTCGCGCTGATGATGGCCGAGGCGCAGCGCGACCGGGAGAGGCTCGCCGTGTTCGAGGACCGCGACCGGATCGCCCGGGACCTGCACGACCTGGTCATCCAGCGGCTGTTCGCCACGGGGATGATGCTGGAGGGCGCCCAGCGGCGGTCCGTCGTCCCCGAGGTCGTCTACGGTGTCGGCAAGGCCGTGGACGAGCTGGACGTGACGATCCAGGAGATCCGCACCGCGATCTTCGCGCTCCAGCAGGGACCGGCCGAGGCCCCCTCGGGGCTGCGCACCCGGGTCCTGCGAGAGATCAACATGGCCGCGGTGCCATTGGGTTTCAAGCCGGCGCACCGGTTCCTCGGCCCGATCGACGCGGTGGTCGGCGAGCTGGTGGGCAAAAACCTGATCGCGGCGCTGCGCGAGGCCCTGTCGAATGCCTTCCGGCACGCGGAGGCGTCCCGGATCGAGGTGGTCGTGGACTGCACCGGCGCGCTGGCCGACGGGAGGCCCGGGGTGCGGCTGGAGGTCGCCGACGACGGCGTGGGCATTCCCGAGGGCGGCCGGCGCAGTGGGCTGCGGAACCTGCGCAGGCGGGCCGAGTCGCTGGGCGGGTCGAGCTCGTACGGCCCCGGTATCGGAGAGGACGGCAGCGGGACCACCCTGGTGTGGGAGGCCCCGCTCTGA
- a CDS encoding Cof-type HAD-IIB family hydrolase encodes MGEDGCVTSAPQRPDGPTPTPRLIATDLDGTLLRDDKSVSLRTVAALAAAEEAGIEVFFVTGRPARWMDVVSDHVHGHGLAICANGAAVVDLHAGRKFVQVRALPRATAMTVVETLRAAAPGTSFAVEMTTGINYEPLYPPFFQDPGAQVATAEKLLQEDADDTSAPVLKLLAHHSELAPDEFLTLARSVAGTYASITRSSPTALLEISALGVSKASTLELCCAERGISHAEVVAFGDMPNDVEMLSWAGTSYAMGNAHPAVIAAASGRTVANNEDGVAVVIERILAERAAHQR; translated from the coding sequence ATGGGCGAAGATGGGTGCGTGACCTCGGCTCCCCAGCGCCCGGACGGGCCAACCCCCACTCCCCGGCTCATCGCCACCGACCTCGACGGCACCCTGCTGCGCGACGACAAATCCGTCTCGCTCCGCACGGTCGCCGCCCTCGCCGCCGCCGAGGAGGCCGGGATCGAGGTCTTCTTCGTCACCGGCCGCCCTGCCCGCTGGATGGACGTGGTCAGCGACCATGTCCACGGCCATGGCCTGGCGATCTGCGCGAACGGGGCCGCGGTGGTCGATCTCCACGCCGGCCGGAAATTCGTACAGGTCCGGGCGCTGCCGCGGGCCACGGCGATGACGGTCGTGGAGACCCTGAGGGCTGCCGCCCCGGGCACGTCCTTCGCGGTCGAGATGACCACCGGGATCAACTACGAGCCGTTGTACCCGCCCTTCTTCCAGGACCCGGGCGCCCAAGTGGCCACCGCCGAGAAGCTGCTGCAGGAAGACGCGGACGACACCTCCGCTCCCGTCCTCAAGCTGCTCGCACACCACTCCGAGCTCGCCCCGGACGAGTTCCTGACGCTCGCCCGCTCGGTCGCCGGCACCTACGCGTCGATCACCCGCTCCAGCCCGACCGCCCTGCTGGAGATCAGCGCGCTGGGCGTCTCCAAGGCCAGCACCCTGGAGCTGTGCTGCGCCGAGCGCGGCATCTCCCACGCCGAGGTCGTCGCCTTCGGGGACATGCCGAACGACGTGGAGATGCTCAGCTGGGCAGGTACCTCGTATGCGATGGGCAACGCCCACCCGGCCGTGATCGCGGCCGCCTCCGGCCGTACGGTCGCCAACAACGAGGACGGCGTCGCCGTCGTCATCGAGCGCATCCTCGCGGAACGCGCCGCGCACCAGCGGTAG
- a CDS encoding LLM class flavin-dependent oxidoreductase — protein MSLRLSTVILPVRPWREGGRDQWVRAEKLGFHTAYTYDHLTWRSFRDRPWFGAIPTLTAAAAATEQMRLGTLVTSPNFRHPVTLAKELMALDDISGGRFTLGIGAGGNGFDATALGQDPWSPRERADRFAEFVPLLDRLLTEAAVSERGTFYSADEARNIPGCVQQPRLPFAVAANGPRGLKLAAAHGQAWVTTGDPKLFEEGTPEQSLEAIRGQLAKLDKAMAEIGRAPEPMEKILLTGFTPERNTMLDSVDAFVDFAGRHQELGFTEIVIHAPIPDSEFAADENVFAEIATEGLAQLDS, from the coding sequence ATGAGTCTGCGTCTGAGCACTGTGATCCTTCCGGTACGCCCGTGGCGTGAGGGCGGCCGTGACCAGTGGGTGCGAGCCGAGAAGCTCGGGTTCCACACCGCATACACCTACGACCACCTGACCTGGCGGTCCTTCCGTGACCGGCCGTGGTTTGGCGCGATCCCGACGCTGACCGCGGCGGCGGCCGCCACCGAGCAGATGCGGCTGGGCACGCTCGTCACCTCGCCGAACTTCCGGCACCCGGTGACGCTGGCCAAGGAGCTCATGGCGCTGGACGACATCTCCGGCGGCCGTTTCACCCTCGGCATCGGCGCCGGCGGCAACGGCTTCGATGCGACCGCGCTGGGTCAGGACCCCTGGAGCCCGCGTGAGCGCGCGGACCGCTTCGCAGAGTTCGTGCCGCTGCTGGACCGGTTGCTCACCGAGGCCGCGGTCAGCGAGCGCGGCACCTTCTACTCCGCCGACGAGGCCCGCAACATCCCCGGCTGCGTGCAGCAGCCGCGCCTGCCCTTCGCCGTCGCCGCCAACGGCCCGCGGGGCCTCAAGCTGGCCGCCGCCCATGGCCAGGCCTGGGTGACCACAGGCGATCCGAAGCTCTTCGAGGAGGGCACCCCGGAGCAGTCGCTGGAGGCCATCCGCGGCCAGCTGGCCAAGCTCGACAAGGCCATGGCCGAGATCGGGCGCGCGCCGGAGCCGATGGAGAAGATCCTGCTCACCGGGTTCACCCCGGAGCGCAACACGATGCTGGACTCCGTCGATGCGTTCGTCGACTTCGCAGGCCGACACCAGGAGCTCGGCTTCACCGAGATCGTGATCCACGCACCGATCCCGGACTCCGAGTTCGCGGCGGACGAGAACGTCTTCGCGGAGATCGCCACCGAGGGCTTGGCCCAGCTGGACAGCTGA